From Vitis vinifera cultivar Pinot Noir 40024 chromosome 14, ASM3070453v1, a single genomic window includes:
- the LOC104881554 gene encoding uncharacterized protein LOC104881554 isoform X2, whose amino-acid sequence MLVPHTIPICAAWTDDLMKKRVHEELHDYGDFGLADVQEDEREEDAHEDPGNPVNEVEEETIDEIMAEYNAADRQIHQLLRTMRGAIDKLAKRQNTNKTPSSSHQSRSHNQPDINDSFPSPPHAYGSPLNDRFADGEDNVGPSTSQPVAQHSIEDEVQMNAIIPYETGHPPIRSYRLHRHATALQSPYVVQPSIKFSASSSVAKQVLAYALDDTRDESQILCSMHNFFLTRFDLKCLGPDKLVDNKVVTMHCRILNGMDKENRKHFLSPNFVLFIPICRKNHWYLIILNIHAKRIELLDSLIDGRKKRMDVFIEKLVNVLSTVIGIQERRPSVDMTEFEFVVPEVVQQLNPTRS is encoded by the exons ATGTTGGTACCACATACCATCCCAATATGTGCAGCGTGGACTGATGACTTGATGAAGAAAAGGGTGCATGAAGAATTGCATGATTATGGTGATTTTGGACTAGCTGAT GTTCAAGAAGATGAAAGGGAGGAAGATGCACATGAAGACCCTGGTAATCCAGTAAATGAAGTTGAAGAAGAGACTATTGAT GAAATTATGGCAGAATATAATGCAGCGGATAGACAAATTCACCAATTGCTTCGAACAATGAGAGGAGCAATTGATAAACTAGCAAAGCGGCAGAATACAAATAAAACCCCATCATCTTCTCATCAAAGCAGAAGTCATAATCAACCTGATATCAATGATTCTTTCCCATCACCACCACATG CTTATGGATCACCACTGAATGATCGTTTTGCTGATGGTGAAGATAATGTAGGCCCATCGACCTCACAGCCAGTAGCGCAGCATAGCA ttgAGGATGAAGTTCAGATGAATGCTATTATTCCTTACGAGACTGGACATCCTCCAATACGTTCATATCGGCTACATCGACATGCTACTGCCCTACAATCACCATACGTGGTACAACCGTCAATCAAATTTTCAGCGTCTTCATCTGTAGCAAAGCAAGTTTTGGCATATGCATTGGACGATACACGTGATGAAAG CCAAATATTATGTTCCATGCACAATTTCTTCTTGACAAGGTTTGACTTGAAATGCTTGGGACCCGATAAATTGGTTGACAATAAG GTTGTAACCATGCATTGTCGAATTTTGAATGGTATGGATAAAGAAAATAGGAAACATTTCTTATCTCCAAACTTTGTG tTGTTCATACCAATATGCAGGAAAAATCATTGgtatttaatcattttgaatattcatGCGAAAAGAATCGAGTTGTTGGATTCATTAATTGACGGAAGGAAAAAACGAATGGATGTCTTCATAGAGAAATTG GTGAACGTTTTGTCAACTGTCATTGGGATTCAAGAAAGAAGACCATCAGTGGACATGACagaatttgaatttgttgttcCAGAAGTTGTCCAACAATTGAATCC GACAAGGTCATAA
- the LOC104881554 gene encoding uncharacterized protein LOC104881554 isoform X1, whose product MCGIFVFQLFYVNKFYIPTMLVPHTIPICAAWTDDLMKKRVHEELHDYGDFGLADVQEDEREEDAHEDPGNPVNEVEEETIDEIMAEYNAADRQIHQLLRTMRGAIDKLAKRQNTNKTPSSSHQSRSHNQPDINDSFPSPPHAYGSPLNDRFADGEDNVGPSTSQPVAQHSIEDEVQMNAIIPYETGHPPIRSYRLHRHATALQSPYVVQPSIKFSASSSVAKQVLAYALDDTRDESQILCSMHNFFLTRFDLKCLGPDKLVDNKVVTMHCRILNGMDKENRKHFLSPNFVLFIPICRKNHWYLIILNIHAKRIELLDSLIDGRKKRMDVFIEKLVNVLSTVIGIQERRPSVDMTEFEFVVPEVVQQLNPTRS is encoded by the exons ATGTGTGGAATATTTGTGTTTCAgcttttttatgtaaataaattttacattcCAACCATGTTGGTACCACATACCATCCCAATATGTGCAGCGTGGACTGATGACTTGATGAAGAAAAGGGTGCATGAAGAATTGCATGATTATGGTGATTTTGGACTAGCTGAT GTTCAAGAAGATGAAAGGGAGGAAGATGCACATGAAGACCCTGGTAATCCAGTAAATGAAGTTGAAGAAGAGACTATTGAT GAAATTATGGCAGAATATAATGCAGCGGATAGACAAATTCACCAATTGCTTCGAACAATGAGAGGAGCAATTGATAAACTAGCAAAGCGGCAGAATACAAATAAAACCCCATCATCTTCTCATCAAAGCAGAAGTCATAATCAACCTGATATCAATGATTCTTTCCCATCACCACCACATG CTTATGGATCACCACTGAATGATCGTTTTGCTGATGGTGAAGATAATGTAGGCCCATCGACCTCACAGCCAGTAGCGCAGCATAGCA ttgAGGATGAAGTTCAGATGAATGCTATTATTCCTTACGAGACTGGACATCCTCCAATACGTTCATATCGGCTACATCGACATGCTACTGCCCTACAATCACCATACGTGGTACAACCGTCAATCAAATTTTCAGCGTCTTCATCTGTAGCAAAGCAAGTTTTGGCATATGCATTGGACGATACACGTGATGAAAG CCAAATATTATGTTCCATGCACAATTTCTTCTTGACAAGGTTTGACTTGAAATGCTTGGGACCCGATAAATTGGTTGACAATAAG GTTGTAACCATGCATTGTCGAATTTTGAATGGTATGGATAAAGAAAATAGGAAACATTTCTTATCTCCAAACTTTGTG tTGTTCATACCAATATGCAGGAAAAATCATTGgtatttaatcattttgaatattcatGCGAAAAGAATCGAGTTGTTGGATTCATTAATTGACGGAAGGAAAAAACGAATGGATGTCTTCATAGAGAAATTG GTGAACGTTTTGTCAACTGTCATTGGGATTCAAGAAAGAAGACCATCAGTGGACATGACagaatttgaatttgttgttcCAGAAGTTGTCCAACAATTGAATCC GACAAGGTCATAA
- the LOC104881554 gene encoding uncharacterized protein LOC104881554 isoform X4 — MCGIFVFQLFYVNKFYIPTMLVPHTIPICAAWTDDLMKKRVHEELHDYGDFGLADVQEDEREEDAHEDPGNPVNEVEEETIDEIMAEYNAADRQIHQLLRTMRGAIDKLAKRQNTNKTPSSSHQSRSHNQPDINDSFPSPPHAYGSPLNDRFADGEDNVGPSTSQPVAQHSIEDEVQMNAIIPYETGHPPIRSYRLHRHATALQSPYVVQPSIKFSASSSVAKQVLAYALDDTRDESQILCSMHNFFLTRFDLKCLGPDKLVDNKLFIPICRKNHWYLIILNIHAKRIELLDSLIDGRKKRMDVFIEKLVNVLSTVIGIQERRPSVDMTEFEFVVPEVVQQLNPTRS, encoded by the exons ATGTGTGGAATATTTGTGTTTCAgcttttttatgtaaataaattttacattcCAACCATGTTGGTACCACATACCATCCCAATATGTGCAGCGTGGACTGATGACTTGATGAAGAAAAGGGTGCATGAAGAATTGCATGATTATGGTGATTTTGGACTAGCTGAT GTTCAAGAAGATGAAAGGGAGGAAGATGCACATGAAGACCCTGGTAATCCAGTAAATGAAGTTGAAGAAGAGACTATTGAT GAAATTATGGCAGAATATAATGCAGCGGATAGACAAATTCACCAATTGCTTCGAACAATGAGAGGAGCAATTGATAAACTAGCAAAGCGGCAGAATACAAATAAAACCCCATCATCTTCTCATCAAAGCAGAAGTCATAATCAACCTGATATCAATGATTCTTTCCCATCACCACCACATG CTTATGGATCACCACTGAATGATCGTTTTGCTGATGGTGAAGATAATGTAGGCCCATCGACCTCACAGCCAGTAGCGCAGCATAGCA ttgAGGATGAAGTTCAGATGAATGCTATTATTCCTTACGAGACTGGACATCCTCCAATACGTTCATATCGGCTACATCGACATGCTACTGCCCTACAATCACCATACGTGGTACAACCGTCAATCAAATTTTCAGCGTCTTCATCTGTAGCAAAGCAAGTTTTGGCATATGCATTGGACGATACACGTGATGAAAG CCAAATATTATGTTCCATGCACAATTTCTTCTTGACAAGGTTTGACTTGAAATGCTTGGGACCCGATAAATTGGTTGACAATAAG tTGTTCATACCAATATGCAGGAAAAATCATTGgtatttaatcattttgaatattcatGCGAAAAGAATCGAGTTGTTGGATTCATTAATTGACGGAAGGAAAAAACGAATGGATGTCTTCATAGAGAAATTG GTGAACGTTTTGTCAACTGTCATTGGGATTCAAGAAAGAAGACCATCAGTGGACATGACagaatttgaatttgttgttcCAGAAGTTGTCCAACAATTGAATCC GACAAGGTCATAA
- the LOC104881554 gene encoding uncharacterized protein LOC104881554 isoform X5 → MLVPHTIPICAAWTDDLMKKRVHEELHDYGDFGLADVQEDEREEDAHEDPGNPVNEVEEETIDEIMAEYNAADRQIHQLLRTMRGAIDKLAKRQNTNKTPSSSHQSRSHNQPDINDSFPSPPHAYGSPLNDRFADGEDNVGPSTSQPVAQHSIEDEVQMNAIIPYETGHPPIRSYRLHRHATALQSPYVVQPSIKFSASSSVAKQVLAYALDDTRDESQILCSMHNFFLTRFDLKCLGPDKLVDNKVVTMHCRILNGMDKENRKHFLSPNFVFDVENKRGSLSPKYICDNLWKYFKNTRSCTYEQVSFSLIKVLCSWIFLSIVQKIHEHN, encoded by the exons ATGTTGGTACCACATACCATCCCAATATGTGCAGCGTGGACTGATGACTTGATGAAGAAAAGGGTGCATGAAGAATTGCATGATTATGGTGATTTTGGACTAGCTGAT GTTCAAGAAGATGAAAGGGAGGAAGATGCACATGAAGACCCTGGTAATCCAGTAAATGAAGTTGAAGAAGAGACTATTGAT GAAATTATGGCAGAATATAATGCAGCGGATAGACAAATTCACCAATTGCTTCGAACAATGAGAGGAGCAATTGATAAACTAGCAAAGCGGCAGAATACAAATAAAACCCCATCATCTTCTCATCAAAGCAGAAGTCATAATCAACCTGATATCAATGATTCTTTCCCATCACCACCACATG CTTATGGATCACCACTGAATGATCGTTTTGCTGATGGTGAAGATAATGTAGGCCCATCGACCTCACAGCCAGTAGCGCAGCATAGCA ttgAGGATGAAGTTCAGATGAATGCTATTATTCCTTACGAGACTGGACATCCTCCAATACGTTCATATCGGCTACATCGACATGCTACTGCCCTACAATCACCATACGTGGTACAACCGTCAATCAAATTTTCAGCGTCTTCATCTGTAGCAAAGCAAGTTTTGGCATATGCATTGGACGATACACGTGATGAAAG CCAAATATTATGTTCCATGCACAATTTCTTCTTGACAAGGTTTGACTTGAAATGCTTGGGACCCGATAAATTGGTTGACAATAAG GTTGTAACCATGCATTGTCGAATTTTGAATGGTATGGATAAAGAAAATAGGAAACATTTCTTATCTCCAAACTTTGTG tTTGATGTGGAAAACAAGAGGGGTTCCTTATCTCCAAAATACATATGTGacaatttatggaaatatttcaaaaatactcGGTCGTGCACATATGAACAAGTTTCATTTAGTTTAATAAAAGTACTTTGTAGTTGgatatttttaagtattgtgcagaaaATACATGAACACAActaa
- the LOC104881554 gene encoding uncharacterized protein LOC104881554 isoform X3: MCGIFVFQLFYVNKFYIPTMLVPHTIPICAAWTDDLMKKRVHEELHDYGDFGLADVQEDEREEDAHEDPGNPVNEVEEETIDEIMAEYNAADRQIHQLLRTMRGAIDKLAKRQNTNKTPSSSHQSRSHNQPDINDSFPSPPHAYGSPLNDRFADGEDNVGPSTSQPVAQHSIEDEVQMNAIIPYETGHPPIRSYRLHRHATALQSPYVVQPSIKFSASSSVAKQVLAYALDDTRDESQILCSMHNFFLTRFDLKCLGPDKLVDNKVVTMHCRILNGMDKENRKHFLSPNFVFDVENKRGSLSPKYICDNLWKYFKNTRSCTYEQVSFSLIKVLCSWIFLSIVQKIHEHN, translated from the exons ATGTGTGGAATATTTGTGTTTCAgcttttttatgtaaataaattttacattcCAACCATGTTGGTACCACATACCATCCCAATATGTGCAGCGTGGACTGATGACTTGATGAAGAAAAGGGTGCATGAAGAATTGCATGATTATGGTGATTTTGGACTAGCTGAT GTTCAAGAAGATGAAAGGGAGGAAGATGCACATGAAGACCCTGGTAATCCAGTAAATGAAGTTGAAGAAGAGACTATTGAT GAAATTATGGCAGAATATAATGCAGCGGATAGACAAATTCACCAATTGCTTCGAACAATGAGAGGAGCAATTGATAAACTAGCAAAGCGGCAGAATACAAATAAAACCCCATCATCTTCTCATCAAAGCAGAAGTCATAATCAACCTGATATCAATGATTCTTTCCCATCACCACCACATG CTTATGGATCACCACTGAATGATCGTTTTGCTGATGGTGAAGATAATGTAGGCCCATCGACCTCACAGCCAGTAGCGCAGCATAGCA ttgAGGATGAAGTTCAGATGAATGCTATTATTCCTTACGAGACTGGACATCCTCCAATACGTTCATATCGGCTACATCGACATGCTACTGCCCTACAATCACCATACGTGGTACAACCGTCAATCAAATTTTCAGCGTCTTCATCTGTAGCAAAGCAAGTTTTGGCATATGCATTGGACGATACACGTGATGAAAG CCAAATATTATGTTCCATGCACAATTTCTTCTTGACAAGGTTTGACTTGAAATGCTTGGGACCCGATAAATTGGTTGACAATAAG GTTGTAACCATGCATTGTCGAATTTTGAATGGTATGGATAAAGAAAATAGGAAACATTTCTTATCTCCAAACTTTGTG tTTGATGTGGAAAACAAGAGGGGTTCCTTATCTCCAAAATACATATGTGacaatttatggaaatatttcaaaaatactcGGTCGTGCACATATGAACAAGTTTCATTTAGTTTAATAAAAGTACTTTGTAGTTGgatatttttaagtattgtgcagaaaATACATGAACACAActaa